A portion of the Saccharomyces paradoxus chromosome XV, complete sequence genome contains these proteins:
- the TFB6 gene encoding TFIIH complex subunit TFB6 (Subunit of TFIIH complex~similar to YOR352W), whose translation MSEPNTPLHAQPNEQLDLNNLNDLDEKDIDDLNLDPNSDVDITADSGDVVNSNIDNIIWQRTCNKKRRYHTPEFNDVYNETNNAINDVTMLDDVDDFQPRINVSSPFSSTTKLSELLPNDHNGISHPRRLSMSQQSKFISYVDDQLLQIQRKFVQSRGLNIKNGYASLTPLLKDLKTLIDFIWYSIAHVPNSDYLLQSEQKRHCPDPRSSNDTRGYSSYFGQGSYLIKIADDLIDYVEKFTFKDMEDSEINDTLSKLFKLFFILDRIFVILIDDNNCKDVPETSSTSKKITGLNGTDIVRLKGIAERTRVRLPIFLESQGVHGYHYELSKIYEGFLDSANSF comes from the coding sequence ATGTCCGAGCCAAACACGCCATTGCATGCTCAACCGAATGAGCAACTGGACTTGAACAACCTGAACGATCTAGATGAAAAGGACATTGACGATTTAAACTTGGATCCAAACTCAGATGTAGATATTACTGCAGACTCAGGTGATGTCGTAAATTCTAATATAGATAACATTATATGGCAGCGTACTtgtaataagaaaagaaggtaTCACACACCAGAATTCAATGATGTTTATAATGAAACTAACAATGCAATTAACGACGTAACGATGCTCGATGATGTCGATGACTTTCAACCTAGAATCAACGTGTCTTCCCCATTTTCGTCTACCACAAAGCTGAGTGAATTATTGCCAAATGACCACAATGGAATTTCACACCCGAGAAGATTGTCAATGTCTCAACAGTCCAAATTCATCTCTTACGTTGATGATCAGCTTTtacaaattcaaagaaaatttgttcaatCCAGGGGTCTGAATATCAAAAACGGCTATGCTAGTCTTACTCCACTGCTGAAGGATTTAAAAACCTTAATTGACTTCATTTGGTATTCTATCGCTCACGTCCCAAACTCAGACTATTTACTTCAATcagaacaaaaaagacaTTGCCCCGACCCCCGAAGCTCAAACGATACACGTGGATATTCCAGTTATTTCGGACAAGGGTCCTATTTAATTAAAATCGCGGACGATCTCATCGATTACGTGGAAAAGTTCACATTTAAAGACATGGAAGACTCAGAAATTAATGATACTTTATCCAAATTATTCAAACTATTTTTCATCCTTGACAGGATATTCGTAATTTTAattgatgataataattGCAAAGATGTCCCTGAAACATCTTCAACCAGCAAGAAAATAACAGGATTGAACGGAACTGACATTGTAAGATTAAAAGGTATCGCAGAACGAACAAGAGTTCGCCTACCTATATTTTTAGAATCCCAAGGTGTCCACGGCTACCATTATGAATTAAGCAAAATTTACGAGGGATTTTTAGACAGTGCCAATTCGTTCTAA
- the MNE1 gene encoding Mne1p (Protein involved in splicing Group I aI5-beta intron from COX1 mRNA~similar to YOR350C), translating to MKLVFKRCSSTHIGKLIKESLTTPEILPQLERKPSSHKRLPNNKRTNSITDKWLKDALTRKDKLNEDKLQNVNLRLNVVMTTLQKLRTTYNPALYFALLNRVGTGHIRWLNKSGRQIGAFPSGRLPLEFYHELSNMLYKVSLRPVNDKLALAKFSLQLLDRYYSIKAKSFTGKDRFRANTKFLRNCALLVIKSQSSYYLGIIQRLFAENSEGQLLANLCQLAFYVETCQWTSVVDILPSCVSDSVLRISKERERAIQLLELFRPGLIKSLEVMIAQGMENEVCQTLKSLSKWNFHFEQHDSSNLVQLCQNHSCLKVIETMSRLSLITIGIGQYGLENLPSEVSLKQSMHILSKENFEPFKHDSFLQSLSFKLSDLPLNLGVWKQYIKEIDDQLQAETKPLPLRAFFINTLLCHLSVRKNFDFMLSLVEHMVYERKLWQPLLLTENIVGNKENSIFHCFFHGASQEISTKLTLLTLFNQLIKIDYQLNVNDFLSMLRVCKNYSDSDFFYFVFYNLLITHSHKFFLFDKFSNKFSWRLPIQIGDAISEWLSSLEIDIQENTDRVLQITDDVSEWYVEGKPFNSKNQTIQPINIPKLRKIFGERKTLFHMDPEIFQKCKAKRDKEMRKEALFTANDAEYNFAADVSYAKRVENLFFCVESEQMQQK from the coding sequence ATGAAATTAGTTTTTAAAAGATGTTCGTCTACCCACATCGGTAAGCTGATTAAGGAATCTTTAACAACTCCTGAAATACTGCCACAGCTAGAGCGAAAGCCATCATCGCATAAACGTTTGCCAAATAACAAAAGAACTAACTCAATTACTGATAAATGGTTGAAGGATGCGCTAACAAGGAAAGATAAACTGAACGAAGATAAACTCCAGAATGTGAATTTACGACTAAATGTAGTAATGACTACTTTACAGAAGCTTCGTACAACTTATAATCCTGCTTTGTATTTTGCGTTGTTGAATCGCGTTGGGACAGGTCATATAAGATGGTTAAATAAAAGCGGCCGACAGATTGGTGCATTCCCATCTGGTCGGCTGCCTTTGGAGTTTTATCATGAGCTCTCTAATATGCTCTATAAAGTATCGCTTCGGCCCGTAAATGACAAACTTGCACTGGCTAAATTTTCGTTGCAATTATTGGATCgttattattcaattaAAGCCAAATCTTTTACTGGGAAAGACAGATTTCGGGCAAACACgaaatttttgagaaattgTGCCCTTTTAGTCATCAAATCCCAGTCGAGCTATTACTTAGGGATAATACAGCGGCTATTCGCGGAAAATTCGGAAGGTCAATTGTTAGCCAATTTATGCCAGCTAGCATTCTATGTGGAGACATGCCAATGGACGAGTGTAGTGGATATTTTACCCTCATGCGTATCTGATTCTGTCTTGAGAATCTCGAAGGAGCGCGAAAGAGCTATTCAACTCTTGGAGTTATTTCGTCCAGGTTTGATTAAAAGTCTAGAAGTAATGATAGCACAAGGTATGGAGAATGAAGTTTGTCAGactttgaaaagtttgTCCAAGTGGAACTTCCATTTTGAACAGCATGATTCTTCGAACTTGGTGCAGTTATGCCAGAACCATTCTTGCCTCAAAGTTATTGAAACCATGAGTAGATTGTCCCTTATTACCATTGGTATTGGACAATACGGATTGGAAAATTTACCATCCGAGGTGAGTTTGAAGCAGAGCATGCATATTCTATCCAAAGAGAATTTCGAACCTTTCAAGCATgattcatttcttcaatcTCTGTCATTCAAATTAAGTGATTTGCCATTGAACTTGGGAGTTTGGAAACAGTACATTAAGGAGATTGATGACCAACTGCAGGCTGAGACCAAGCCACTTCCCTTAAGagcttttttcattaatactTTACTGTGTCACTTATCTGTGCGCAAGAATTTCGATTTTATGCTTTCATTGGTCGAGCACATGGTATATGAAAGAAAGTTATGGCAGCCATTATTACTCACAGAGAATATAGTTggaaacaaagaaaattccaTTTTCCATTGTTTCTTCCATGGCGCCTCTCAAGAAATTTCTACCAAACTTACTCTACTAACATTGTTTAACCAGTTAATTAAAATTGATTATCAACTTAATGTTAACGATTTTCTCTCGATGTTAAGAGTCTGTAAAAACTACTCTGattctgattttttctattttgttttttataATTTGTTGATCACACACAGccacaaattttttctttttgataaattcagcaataaattttcttggagGTTGCCAATACAGATTGGAGATGCAATCTCTGAATGGCTATCCAGCCTAGAAATTGATATACAGGAAAATACCGATAGAGTTTTGCAGATAACAGATGACGTCAGCGAATGGTATGTTGAGGGTAAACCATTTAACTCGAAAAATCAGACCATTCAACCAATCAATATACCCAAACTGcgcaaaatttttgggGAGCGGAAAACTCTATTTCATATGGATCCAGagatttttcagaaatgtAAAGCGAAAAGAGATAAAGAGATGCGAAAGGAAGCTTTATTTACCGCAAACGATGCGGAATATAACTTTGCGGCAGATGTATCTTATGCAAAGAGAGtagaaaatttatttttttgcgTAGAGTCCGAACAAATGcaacaaaaataa
- the MEK1 gene encoding serine/threonine protein kinase MEK1 (Meiosis-specific serine/threonine protein kinase~similar to YOR351C), translated as MRPLISSNLATEDDIQAAAGIAPAHLEVNVGGYNTEQIIPIVKHELVKVGRNDKECQLVLTNPSVSSVHCVFWCVFFDEDSIPMFYVKDCSLNGTYLNGLLLKRDKTYLLKHSDVIELSQGSEENDIKKTRLVFMINDDLQSSLDPKLLDQMGFLREIDQWEITNRIVGNGTFGHVLITHNSKERKDDVCYHPENYAVKIIKLKPNKFDKEARILLRLDHPNIIKVYHTFCDRNNHLYIFQDLIPGGDLFSYLAKGDCLTSMSETESLLIVFQILQALNYLHDQDIVHRDLKLDNILLCTPEPCTRIVLADFGIAKDLNSNKERMHTVVGTPEYCAPEVGFRANRKAYQSFSRAATLEQRGYDSKCDLWSLGVITHIMLTGISPFYGDGSERSIIQNAKVGKLNFKLKQWDIVSDNAKSFVKDLLQTDVAKRLNSKQGLKHVWIAKHLSQLERLYYKKILCNNEGPKLESINSEWKRKLPKSVIISQAIPKKKKVLE; from the coding sequence ATGAGACCGTTAATTAGCAGTAACCTTGCAACCGAAGATGATATACAGGCTGCAGCAGGTATAGCTCCTGCTCACTTGGAAGTAAACGTGGGCGGCTATAATACAGAACAGATAATACCTATAGTAAAGCACGAGCTCGTGAAAGTTGGGAGGAATGACAAGGAATGTCAACTCGTTTTAACAAACCCGTCTGTGTCCTCTGTCCATTGCGTGTTCTGGTGTGTCTTTTTTGATGAGGATAGTATTCCAATGTTCTACGTTAAAGATTGTTCTCTTAATGGAACATATTTGAATGGtttacttttgaaaagagataAAACCTATCTATTAAAGCATTCCGATGTTATTGAATTATCACAGGGaagtgaagaaaatgacatTAAAAAAACACGGCTGGTTTTCATGATTAATGATGATTTACAGTCTTCTCTGGATCCAAAACTTTTAGATCAAATGGGTTTTCTGAGGGAAATAGATCAATGGGAAATAACAAATAGAATAGTGGGTAATGGAACTTTTGGACATGTTCTGATCACGCATAACTCAAAGGAACGTAAAGATGATGTTTGCTATCACCCTGAAAATTACGCCGTAAAGATTATTAAACTGAAGCCGAATAAATTCGATAAAGAAGCTAGAATTCTCTTAAGACTAGATCACCCAAATATCATCAAAGTCTACCATACTTTCTGCGACAGGAACAATCACCTTTACATATTCCAGGATTTAATCCCCGGTGGTGATCTGTTCTCTTACTTGGCTAAAGGCGACTGTTTAACTTCTATGTCAGAAACGGAATCGTTATTGATCGTCTTTCAGATCTTGCAAGCGTTAAACTACCTGCATGATCAGGATATTGTTCACCGTGACTTGAAACTAGATAATATTTTGCTATGCACGCCGGAGCCGTGCACCAGAATTGTCTTGGCGGACTTTGGTATAGCTAAAGATTTAAATTctaacaaagaaagaatgcATACAGTGGTAGGTACTCCAGAATACTGCGCTCCAGAAGTCGGATTTAGAGCAAACAGAAAAGCTTATCAAAGTTTCTCAAGAGCAGCCACCTTAGAGCAACGGGGTTATGATAGCAAGTGCGACCTTTGGTCTTTGGGCGTCATTACGCACATTATGTTAACAGGAATCTCGCCGTTTTACGGCGATGGTTCTGAGAGAAgtattattcaaaatgCAAAAGTTGGAAAACTGAATTTCAAGCTAAAGCAGTGGGATATTGTTTCAGATAATGCTAAGAGCTTTGTCAAAGACCTTTTACAAACTGATGTAGCTAAACGATTAAATAGTAAACAAGGTCTCAAACATGTTTGGATCGCAAAACACTTAAGTCAATTAGAGAGGTtatattacaaaaaaatattgtgCAATAACGAGGGTCCTAAATTAGAAAGTATAAACTCGGAGTGGAAAAGGAAGTTACCTAAAAGTGTTATCATTTCCCAGGCAATAccgaaaaagaagaaagttttgGAGTAA
- the MSC6 gene encoding Msc6p (similar to YOR354C): MSKESGALYILLESAQHKIIPKPSTGIQMLSHNALRAFGRLKVTIPRRCITFSTSILQQNNVRLQETEDEHSENREKYVSPFERVQNLAADLKNELKAPGSDVNEVFNDFKDKIESLKQKLRNPSPMERSHLLANFSSDLLQELSYKSKNMTIDPYQVLNTLCQYKLARSQHFTIVLRYLLYNQSPQDVIALWVKYLETISENPVILLQNSSSRAHTQNIAITTLAYLSLPENTVDIKILYKILQIDPKMGQILPFNMIRRMLNTEFSSLKGRDVITKNLNDLYYQYTVQDSGHFLNQIENAPRWIDLRDLYSQYDKLEGEKNIEIITKFMDKFIDLDKPDQVVSIYNQYSKIFPNTTLLKDRLLNAVAHLRAKSSKEKLDRILAVWNSIIKPDDDIKNTSYAALVNALCDSGNFSHLKAFWEEELPKKHKKDTIVKEAFLLALCQTSPLSYDQIKGELGETIKTKKLLNKVLLLMLDDEKVSEEQFNTFYYNHYPSDGTLPPTLETLSIKMYANYKFQAEDTRPQFNLLQSISVNPTDYEKVEKITKTFISVCPTIDPIRQLYKQLGTHLNARNYADFISAEFNKPGGTVAEAENLFTDFLAYQKTRKRNVDNTPLNALLLGFCEKLYKSKQSEYVPYIEKYYDLAKDSGIRVSNLAVSKILFNLATFARNTQQLADNETGFINQFLQDVGSNEDFRPNPKDIQILKDCDGITVPEKLL; the protein is encoded by the coding sequence ATGTCTAAGGAAAGCGGTGCCCTCTACATATTACTTGAGTCGGCGCAGCACAAAATAATACCAAAACCTTCCACTGGGATACAGATGCTTTCCCATAACGCTTTAAGAGCCTTTGGACGTTTAAAGGTGACTATTCCGCGAAGATGTATTACCTTTTCGACTTCGATATTACAGCAGAATAACGTTCGCTTACAAGAAACAGAAGATGAACATTCAGAAAATAGAGAAAAGTACGTCTCCCCGTTTGAGAGGGTACAAAATTTGGCAGCCGATTTGAAGAATGAGTTGAAAGCTCCAGGTTCGGACGTCAATGAAGTTTTTAATGACTTTAAAGATAAGATCGAATCgttgaaacaaaaattaagGAACCCTTCACCTATGGAAAGATCACACTTATTGGCGAACTTTTCTTCGGATCTTCTACAGGAACTAAGTTATAAAAGCAAGAATATGACGATAGATCCTTATCAAGTTTTAAACACGTTATGCCAGTACAAGTTGGCACGCTCACAACATTTCACAATTGTTTTGAGATACCTTCTATATAACCAATCGCCACAGGACGTTATTGCTCTATGGGTAAAGTACTTGGAAACAATTTCAGAAAACCCGGTAATTTTACTTCAAAATAGCTCCTCTCGTGCACATACACAAAATATCGCAATTACCACCCTTGCTTATTTGTCCTTGCCAGAAAATACTGTGGATATCAAGATTCTGTATAAGATTCTACAGATCGATCCTAAAATGGGTCAGATTTTACCTTTTAACATGATTAGAAGAATGTTAAATACAGAATTCAGCTCTCTTAAGGGAAGAGATGTGATCacgaaaaatttaaatgaCTTGTATTATCAATACACGGTACAGGATAGTGGTCATTTCTTAAACCAAATTGAAAACGCTCCTAGATGGATAGATTTAAGGGATCTTTATAGCCAATACGATAAACTTGAAGgcgaaaaaaatatagaaatcATAACCAAGTTCATGGATAAGTTTATTGATTTGGATAAACCCGATCAAGTTGTAAGTATTTACAACCAGTATAGCAAGATTTTCCCAAATACCACATTGCTGAAAGATCGTCTATTAAATGCTGTGGCGCACTTACGAGCCAAATCGAGTAAAGAGAAGCTGGACAGAATTTTAGCAGTCTGGAATAGTATTATCAAACCAGATGACGATATCAAAAACACATCCTATGCGGCCCTAGTTAATGCTCTTTGTGATTCTGGGAATTTCAGCCATCTAAAGGCGTTCTGGGAAGAAGAACTTCCTAAAAAGCATAAGAAAGATACAATTGTGAAGGAAGCATTCCTCCTGGCCTTATGTCAAACTTCGCCACTAAGTTATGACCAAATCAAAGGGGAGTTGGGAGAGACTATTAAAACCAAGAAGTTGCTCAATAAAGTTTTGTTGCTTATGttagatgatgaaaaggtGAGTGAAGAACAGTTCAACACATTTTACTATAATCATTATCCGTCAGATGGTACGTTGCCCCCTACTTTAGAAACTTTGAGCATTAAAATGTATGCTAATTATAAGTTTCAGGCAGAAGACACACGCCCACAGTTCAATCTACTACAAAGCATTTCTGTTAATCCCACCGATTAcgaaaaagttgaaaaaattacgAAAACCTTTATTTCAGTATGCCCCACTATCGATCCAATTCGTCAACTCTACAAACAGTTGGGAACTCACCTAAATGCTAGGAACTATGCAGACTTTATTTCCGCAGAGTTCAATAAACCTGGCGGGACAGTGGCGGAGGCAGAGAACTTGTTTACTGACTTCCTAGCATATCAAAAGACCAGAAAGAGAAACGTGGATAATACACCTCTGAATGCCTTATTATTAGGTTTCTGTGAAAAGCTTTATAAGAGTAAACAGAGCGAGTACGTTCCCTATATCGAAAAGTACTACGACCTAGCTAAGGATTCCGGTATCAGGGTGTCGAATTTGgcagtttcaaaaattctattCAACTTAGCAACATTCGCACGCAATACTCAGCAGCTGGCTGATAACGAAACTGGCTTTattaatcaatttttgCAAGATGTAGGCAGTAATGAAGATTTTCGTCCCAATCCTAAGGATATACAAATTCTAAAAGATTGCGATGGAATTACTGTACCAGAAAAGCTTCTTTAA
- the SOG2 gene encoding Sog2p (Key component of the RAM signaling network~similar to YOR353C) has translation MVATSSKRTLDPKEDYLSAEKTSTSSSNTIISELASQEKSSSNATTLKLIALNIKTISDEDVGYIQNVERLSLRKNHLTSLPASFKRLSKLQYLDLHNNNFKEIPYVLTLCPQLEILDLSSNEIEAFPDEISSFWQDNIRVLSLKDNNVTSIRNLKSITKLNKLSILDLENNKLPKEELDQVQSYTPFHTGIPKEEYWAIAISRYLKDHPTPPGSEPKISRAAKRMGFINTNLSNGAMNDNNIISLAPSANTTINAPTAMVSSNPTSVTTFNGTGNVESEPSGVVSGTELYNHTKYNDYFKRLSILPEESMSNEHQKISHSELVVSCRKLLFSFTECQQAIRKIASFCKEKAVAVNVVSLLYSVRSHTDNLVEVLQQTENEDESHDQALIKLCLTIITNFKQIITLLRKNFEIFFKEDDLCFIRMFYMTLMCAYMEMYNAWSFIKEDDQVASSVNKAPKKQSFSRHDTSSSITNSGGPAVNTISTHCSGNIKLLPKTRSTRTPSASALLSNSNILTGDTPISNSTTVPLLSPNPNSAHTHGPILGHQNATSNGSSQMNMNEGKTTSDNLPRQQLLQHNKSLSDSKKESVVHETKPHPVMTSSIINVSNSTNISNVNITPPPMNASGAGNSTVNVVETNIDIQLYQTLSTVVKMVSVVYNQLTSEISKIAIASTMGKQILTDSLAPKIRDLTETCRQAMDLSKQLNERLNVLIPNDLNSEKYLTSLEKLKTWEIMNSFLKVIISILANTKIVMSDVPNLNELRPNLANLAKITKDVTVILDLSSYKAVSVSANSPE, from the coding sequence ATGGTAGCGACATCTTCAAAGAGGACGTTGGATCCAAAGGAGGACTATTTGTCCGCTGAAAAAACATCGACGAGTTCAAGCAACACCATAATATCTGAGCTAGCATCACAAGAGAAATCAAGCTCTAATGCTACCACACTAAAATTAATTGCCCTTAATAtcaaaacaatatcagACGAAGATGTGGGTTATATTCAAAATGTTGAAAGGCTGTCCTTAAGGAAAAATCACTTAACGTCCTTGCCTGCGAGCTTTAAGAGATTATCAAAGCTGCAATATCTGGACTTGCATAATAacaattttaaagaaattccATATGTTTTGACACTATGTCCTCAATTAGAGATCTTAGATCTGTCTTCCAATGAGATTGAAGCATTTCCGGATGAAATATCATCCTTTTGGCAGGATAATATACGTGTATTATCGTTGAAAGACAACAACGTGACCAGCATACGAAATTTGAAATCGATCACGAAACTAAATAAGCTGAGCATCTTGGATTTAGAGAACAACAAATTACCCAAAGAAGAACTTGACCAAGTACAGAGTTATACTCCATTTCATACAGGCATCcctaaagaagaatattgGGCAATTGCAATATCACGATATCTGAAAGACCATCCCACCCCACCTGGTTCAGAACCAAAAATATCGAGGGCAGCGAAAAGAATGGGATTCATAAATACGAACTTATCTAATGGAGcaatgaatgacaacaataTAATATCACTTGCCCCGAGTGCGAATACGACTATAAATGCACCTACTGCAATGGTCTCATCTAATCCGACCTCCGTAACAACTTTCAATGGTACAGGCAATGTAGAATCAGAACCTAGTGGGGTAGTGAGTGGGACAGAGCTATATAACCACACCAAGTATAATGACTACTTCAAGAGGTTATCGATTTTACCAGAGGAGTCAATGAGTAACGAGCACCAAAAGATATCGCATTCAGAATTGGTCGTTTCCTGTCGGAAGCTCTTATTTAGTTTCACGGAATGCCAACAAGCAATCAGAAAAATTGCCTCTTTCTGTAAAGAAAAGGCTGTAGCGGTGAATGTTGTATCACTACTGTACTCTGTCAGATCACATACTGATAATCTGGTGGAGGTCTTGCAGCAAACAGAGAACGAAGACGAGTCACATGATCAGGCGTTAATCAAGCTGTGCCTTACCATTATTACAAATTTTAAGCAAATTATAACATTATTGAGAAAGAATTTcgagatttttttcaaagaagatgatCTGTGTTTCATAAGAATGTTTTATATGACATTAATGTGCGCTTATATGGAAATGTATAATGCATGGTCTTTTATCAAGGAAGATGATCAAGTGGCTAGTTCTGTAAATAAGGCTCCAAAGAAACAATCTTTTTCGAGACATGACACATCGTCCAGTATCACAAACAGTGGAGGGCCCGCGGTAAATACAATTAGTACACACTGTAGCGGGAATATAAAATTACTACCGAAAACGAGGAGCACAAGAACACCATCTGCATCTGCATTGCTTTCGAACAGTAATATTCTAACGGGTGACACGCCAATTTCAAACAGCACCACTGTTCCACTCTTATCGCCAAATCCAAACAGTGCACACACTCATGGTCCAATCTTGGGACATCAAAATGCAACAAGCAATGGAAGCTCTCAAATGAATATGAATGAAGGAAAAACTACTAGCGATAATCTGCCAAGGCAACAGCTACTTCAGCACAACAAATCTCTCAGTGAttcgaaaaaagaatcagTAGTGCATGAAACTAAACCTCATCCTGTTATGACTTCTTCGATAATTAACGTATCAAATAGCACTAACATCTCTAATGTCAATATAACCCCTCCACCGATGAATGCTAGTGGTGCTGGTAACAGTACCGTTAATGTAGTGGAGACAAATATTGATATCCAATTATATCAAACACTATCAACAGTAGTTAAAATGGTGAGCGTTGTATATAATCAGTTAACTTCAGAGATATCCAAGATAGCCATTGCTAGCACCATGGGAAAGCAAATTTTGACGGACTCGTTGGCACCTAAAATTCGTGATTTAACGGAAACATGTCGTCAAGCAATGGATCTATCCAAACAACTGAATGAAAGGCTGAATGTATTAATACCGAACGATTTAAATTCAGAAAAGTATCTAACATCTTTGGAGAAGCTGAAAACGTGGGAGATAATGAATTCGTTCTtaaaagtaataatatcaatTTTGGCTAATACTAAAATCGTAATGAGCGATGTGCCTAATTTAAATGAGCTGAGACCTAACCTAGCCAATTTGGCCAAGATTACTAAGGACGTTACTGTTATATTGGATTTGAGTTCATACAAGGCAGTGTCAGTAAGCGCCAACTCTCCGGAGTAA